Proteins encoded within one genomic window of Chthonomonas sp.:
- a CDS encoding MATE family efflux transporter — protein sequence MSVVASSEPGQEGQERLVRTVWAFAWPAVALNSLQVLNNLLDRFFIGHLEQSALSAQSAAMNLTFLLFSLAMAVATGATALVSRAYGAKDVPEYRAAAQQSLNLAVVTSVILALLSFMLTPFVGHYVLPADADRGRELMVQYVAMFALGLPAIYIIQTLAACLRGVGDTKSPMVISGLQIALHILLNFVMIFPARPATFLGAHFMLPGVGLGLPGAAVAMTISAWLSAVVYVVYSRRTPLGNLLSIRLPRRDWAARILRISIPSALMSFLRVLSLTAFTVIIAKSVNGEPAIAAMGVAFAVESIMFMPAFGLSMATSALVGQSLGAKKPDRAERVTWVAAHSGALVIAALVVPIYLYSPLVAKTMISSEPVSIRAESKRVEPVVARPDELAGKQKTREEAVSLIRWLCLTEVLFSYAMIMIGAMQGAGDTVRPVWITIWCLWLLRVPLAWLLVHPIAMGPTGAWIAMSLSQAIQGAMAIVVFRRGQWKTQQV from the coding sequence TTGTCCGTCGTAGCATCATCTGAACCCGGCCAGGAGGGCCAAGAACGTCTTGTTCGGACCGTCTGGGCCTTTGCCTGGCCCGCGGTCGCTCTGAATTCTCTCCAAGTTCTAAACAACTTGTTGGACCGATTCTTCATAGGTCACTTGGAGCAGTCGGCATTGAGCGCCCAGAGCGCAGCAATGAACTTGACGTTCTTGCTGTTTTCGTTGGCGATGGCGGTGGCCACCGGTGCGACCGCACTGGTAAGCCGTGCTTATGGCGCAAAGGATGTCCCCGAATACCGAGCAGCGGCGCAGCAGTCTCTCAATCTGGCAGTAGTGACCTCTGTGATCTTGGCGTTGCTGAGTTTTATGCTCACGCCCTTTGTGGGGCACTACGTCTTGCCCGCCGATGCGGATCGTGGACGCGAGCTCATGGTTCAGTACGTGGCGATGTTTGCCCTCGGCCTCCCAGCGATCTACATCATCCAAACGCTGGCCGCGTGCCTGCGAGGCGTGGGGGATACCAAGAGCCCGATGGTGATCTCGGGCCTGCAGATCGCACTCCACATTCTTCTGAACTTCGTCATGATCTTTCCGGCGCGTCCCGCGACGTTCCTCGGCGCACACTTCATGCTGCCGGGCGTGGGGCTCGGGCTTCCCGGTGCGGCGGTCGCCATGACCATCAGCGCATGGTTGTCGGCGGTCGTATACGTGGTGTACTCACGCCGCACGCCATTGGGGAACTTGCTCTCGATCCGATTGCCCCGTCGCGATTGGGCGGCGAGGATCCTTCGGATTTCGATCCCGAGCGCACTCATGTCGTTCCTGCGCGTGCTCTCGCTGACCGCGTTCACCGTGATCATCGCTAAGTCGGTCAACGGCGAGCCAGCGATCGCGGCGATGGGAGTCGCATTCGCGGTGGAATCGATCATGTTCATGCCTGCGTTTGGACTGTCGATGGCTACGTCTGCGCTCGTTGGTCAGAGCCTGGGCGCAAAGAAGCCCGACCGCGCCGAGCGGGTGACCTGGGTTGCGGCGCACAGCGGTGCGCTTGTCATTGCCGCGCTCGTCGTCCCGATCTACCTCTACTCTCCGCTCGTCGCGAAGACCATGATCTCTAGCGAGCCCGTGTCAATCCGAGCTGAGTCGAAGCGGGTTGAGCCAGTCGTGGCACGGCCCGACGAGTTGGCAGGGAAGCAGAAAACCCGCGAGGAAGCAGTAAGCCTGATCCGCTGGTTGTGTCTCACCGAGGTCCTCTTTAGTTACGCGATGATTATGATCGGCGCAATGCAGGGGGCTGGCGATACGGTCCGACCGGTCTGGATTACCATATGGTGTCTTTGGTTGTTGCGGGTGCCGCTCGCGTGGCTCCTAGTCCATCCGATTGCCATGGGCCCGACCGGCGCGTGGATCGCGATGAGCCTGAGCCAAGCGATCCAAGGCGCGATGGCCATTGTTGTGTTTCGGCGGGGACAGTGGAAGACGCAGCAAGTCTAG
- a CDS encoding TIGR00266 family protein, whose amino-acid sequence MRYELLYQPSFAIARVMLDPGQSIRAEAGAMMSMSPSINLDSKMQGGIGKALGRLLGGESLFQSTFSATTGPGEVLLAPTLPGDILGVEVQGGLMVQSGSFLACDTQLELTTQASGRAFLGGEGLFLLRVTGVGTLLANAFGAIHPVQLMPGQPYIVDSGHIVAFSEGMGYEVRTVNKSLLGSLKSGEGFVVQLTGPGVVYVQTRTPSGFAGWVRQVAPSG is encoded by the coding sequence ATGCGATACGAACTGCTGTATCAACCATCTTTCGCCATCGCGCGCGTCATGCTCGATCCAGGTCAGAGTATTCGGGCCGAAGCCGGGGCCATGATGAGCATGTCTCCCAGCATCAACCTGGATAGCAAGATGCAAGGCGGGATCGGCAAAGCGCTGGGCCGTTTGCTGGGCGGCGAGAGCCTGTTCCAGTCCACTTTCTCGGCGACCACCGGACCAGGCGAAGTGCTTCTCGCGCCGACTCTGCCAGGCGACATCCTCGGCGTCGAAGTTCAAGGGGGACTGATGGTGCAGAGCGGATCGTTCCTGGCCTGCGACACTCAGCTTGAGCTTACGACACAGGCGAGCGGTCGCGCGTTCTTGGGCGGCGAGGGGCTTTTCCTGCTCCGAGTGACCGGGGTGGGGACATTGCTTGCCAACGCGTTCGGCGCAATTCACCCGGTGCAACTCATGCCCGGCCAGCCGTACATCGTCGATTCAGGGCACATCGTGGCGTTCTCGGAAGGGATGGGCTACGAGGTCCGCACCGTGAACAAGTCGCTGCTGGGCAGTCTGAAATCGGGCGAAGGATTCGTGGTCCAGCTCACGGGTCCAGGCGTGGTGTATGTCCAGACTCGCACCCCCTCCGGCTTCGCTGGCTGGGTGCGACAGGTCGCTCCTAGCGGCTAG
- a CDS encoding threonine--tRNA ligase, translated as MNSVAYEESKLYRLRHSAAHLMAQAILELFPTAKLTIGPPVENGFYYDVDFADPIQETDLGKIEQKMRELGNLKQPIVRRVAADRDGAKRIILEDCANGQGPDSVSYKFELLEAIPAGDEITFFEQRATDKQGKEHLFVDLCRGPHVESTAEIKHFKLMSIAGAYWRGDVKNKQLTRIYGTAFESKEELEEYLHFLEEAKRRDHRVLGRELHLFMFSPRVGTGLALWLPKGATLRETLVEFLKEEQLKRGYQPVVTPHLASIKLYEKSGHIINYREKMFPFMEDEEKETFILKPMNCPFHIEIYQSQMRSYRDLPVRYAEFGTVYRYEQSGEVAGILRARGFTQDDAHVFVTPEQLEDEFVGVVELMQTVLNRLGLSDFRVRVGTRDPKSDKYIGHQDNWDKATHAIINACSKLGLQYEISPGDAAFYGPKLDIIIKDALRRDWQMGTVQVDYNLPERFELEYIAEDGKPHRPVMIHRAPFGSLERMIGLLTEQYAGAFPLWLAPVQVALLPIADRHNQHCHALAKQLRGHEGDLGVKLRVEVDDRRETIGKKIRENSRMKIPYMFIIGDRDIEQGTVGVRIRGDEGDLGAMTLAEAVERIKSEI; from the coding sequence ATGAACTCCGTTGCTTACGAAGAATCGAAACTATATCGATTGCGGCACTCCGCCGCCCACCTGATGGCCCAAGCCATCCTCGAGCTCTTTCCCACCGCCAAGCTCACGATTGGCCCTCCAGTTGAAAACGGCTTCTACTACGATGTGGATTTTGCCGATCCGATCCAAGAGACGGACCTAGGCAAGATCGAGCAGAAGATGCGCGAGCTCGGAAACCTAAAGCAGCCGATCGTGCGCCGAGTTGCAGCAGACCGAGACGGCGCAAAGCGGATCATCCTTGAGGACTGCGCGAATGGTCAGGGCCCGGACTCCGTCTCGTACAAGTTTGAGCTTCTGGAGGCGATACCAGCTGGGGACGAAATCACTTTCTTCGAGCAACGCGCGACGGACAAGCAAGGAAAAGAACACCTGTTCGTGGACCTCTGCCGAGGTCCCCACGTAGAATCGACCGCCGAGATCAAGCACTTCAAGCTCATGAGCATTGCCGGTGCTTACTGGCGCGGCGACGTCAAGAACAAGCAGCTCACGCGCATCTACGGCACCGCATTTGAATCCAAGGAAGAGCTCGAAGAGTACTTGCACTTCTTGGAAGAGGCGAAGCGGCGAGATCACCGTGTGCTCGGGCGCGAGCTGCACCTATTCATGTTCTCACCGCGTGTTGGTACGGGTCTTGCGCTGTGGCTGCCCAAGGGTGCCACCCTGCGCGAGACGCTCGTGGAATTTTTGAAGGAGGAGCAGCTCAAGCGCGGCTACCAACCGGTCGTGACGCCGCATCTTGCCAGCATCAAGCTGTACGAGAAGTCGGGCCACATCATCAACTACCGCGAGAAGATGTTCCCGTTCATGGAGGACGAGGAGAAAGAGACCTTCATCCTAAAGCCGATGAACTGCCCGTTCCACATCGAGATCTATCAATCTCAGATGCGGAGCTACCGCGACCTGCCAGTGCGCTACGCCGAGTTTGGAACGGTCTATCGGTACGAGCAGAGCGGCGAGGTGGCCGGAATTCTCCGCGCCCGCGGCTTTACCCAGGACGATGCCCACGTCTTCGTGACCCCCGAGCAGCTGGAGGACGAGTTTGTCGGGGTCGTAGAGCTCATGCAGACAGTCCTGAACCGTCTCGGTCTGAGCGACTTCCGCGTGCGCGTCGGTACCCGCGATCCGAAGAGCGACAAGTACATCGGCCACCAGGACAACTGGGACAAGGCCACCCATGCGATCATCAACGCGTGCAGCAAGCTCGGCTTGCAGTATGAGATCTCGCCGGGCGATGCTGCGTTTTACGGCCCCAAGCTGGACATCATCATCAAGGATGCCCTCCGCCGCGACTGGCAGATGGGCACCGTCCAGGTGGACTACAACCTGCCAGAGCGGTTCGAGCTTGAGTACATCGCGGAGGACGGCAAGCCTCACCGCCCCGTCATGATCCACCGCGCGCCGTTCGGTTCATTGGAACGCATGATTGGGCTGCTCACCGAACAGTATGCAGGCGCGTTCCCGCTGTGGCTCGCACCTGTCCAGGTCGCGCTGTTGCCGATCGCAGACCGGCACAACCAGCATTGCCACGCGCTTGCGAAGCAACTTCGCGGGCACGAAGGCGACCTCGGTGTCAAGCTCCGTGTGGAAGTCGATGACCGACGCGAGACGATCGGTAAGAAGATCCGCGAGAACTCCCGCATGAAGATCCCTTACATGTTCATTATCGGAGATCGGGATATTGAGCAGGGAACGGTCGGCGTGCGAATCCGCGGCGACGAGGGGGACCTCGGGGCCATGACCCTCGCCGAAGCGGTCGAGCGCATCAAGTCAGAGATCTGA
- a CDS encoding DUF4434 domain-containing protein, translated as MPSILPISGTFIDEITHDIPSQNWGPKEWRREFELYSKIGIDTLIIIRAGYRNKCIFQAKCLPDLLPVYEDIGEIIYSTADEFGLKVFFGTYDSGYHWWRRTWWKEVDINKLFLDEAYERYGHHPSFQGWYLTHETGKNDAHIIELFNHIGNHCKSLAPVPTLISPYPQGAKQLGENAFTLEESFDHWDRIFSETRSAYDICAFQDGQVHYQELPEFVRGIGEIGKKYGVTIWSNLETFDRDMPIKFPPADWRYLRFKMEAASQIAEKIITFEFPHFMSPNSCYPAAHNLFRRYAEHLGIEID; from the coding sequence ATGCCCTCCATTCTTCCCATTTCTGGCACGTTCATCGACGAAATCACCCACGACATCCCAAGCCAAAATTGGGGCCCGAAAGAGTGGCGACGCGAATTTGAGCTGTACTCGAAGATCGGAATCGACACGCTCATCATCATTCGCGCGGGCTACCGCAATAAGTGCATTTTCCAAGCGAAATGCTTGCCAGATCTGCTCCCTGTCTACGAGGACATCGGCGAAATCATCTACTCCACCGCCGACGAGTTCGGGCTAAAGGTCTTCTTCGGCACGTACGATAGCGGCTACCATTGGTGGCGGCGCACGTGGTGGAAAGAGGTCGACATCAACAAGCTCTTCCTGGACGAAGCGTATGAGCGATATGGCCATCACCCCAGCTTCCAAGGCTGGTACCTAACCCACGAAACGGGAAAGAACGACGCCCACATCATCGAGCTGTTCAACCACATCGGGAATCACTGCAAATCGCTCGCACCAGTACCGACCCTCATCTCGCCCTACCCTCAGGGGGCGAAGCAGCTCGGTGAGAACGCCTTTACGCTCGAAGAGAGCTTTGACCACTGGGACCGAATCTTCAGCGAGACACGGAGCGCATACGATATCTGCGCATTCCAGGACGGCCAGGTGCACTACCAAGAACTGCCAGAGTTCGTGCGCGGCATCGGCGAGATTGGGAAGAAATACGGCGTGACAATCTGGAGCAATCTCGAGACGTTCGACCGAGACATGCCGATCAAGTTCCCACCCGCCGATTGGCGATACCTCAGGTTCAAAATGGAGGCCGCAAGCCAAATCGCCGAGAAGATCATCACGTTTGAGTTTCCGCACTTCATGTCGCCAAACTCATGCTATCCCGCGGCTCACAACCTCTTCCGCCGGTACGCGGAGCACCTCGGCATCGAAATCGATTGA
- a CDS encoding endonuclease/exonuclease/phosphatase family protein — protein sequence MITKSIRCLTALLCAGVLGAGPALAQLRVGQWNITNYSSGRVADFQTALYGEYQGRKFAPDVLAVQELTSSSGVTNYLSILNTAPGSPGDWAAAPWIVPGNDTQSGFFYRTSKVQFLGATRFFKATSNTAFPPRDCIRYDVRPIGYSASAATLAIYSNHMKSGTDSASLARRLLEAQYIRTNAESLPADWQFVICGDFNVQASTQDAYVEMTVSKANNAGRAFDPIMRPGTWENSSSFKTIHTQEPSTQMDSRHDQILLCGQLRDGAGFDYIGSLTIPYSSTTWNDPNHSYRCWGNDGTTFDVPLNPATNTMVGPTIAQALVNSVNGNGHLPVMLDLKLPALMTVSTNFIDFGIVDQGASVSAPITVTNSGNTALWTAAGLADLKYSFTPSTGISAPVGTQVATPGNGTVSNITLNTSTPGIRSGTLTITGDTTETPTRVIQWQAIVVEKFGWTPPKKRRFQD from the coding sequence ATGATCACGAAATCCATTCGTTGTTTAACGGCGTTGTTGTGCGCCGGTGTCTTGGGAGCTGGCCCTGCGCTTGCGCAGTTGCGCGTCGGCCAGTGGAACATCACCAACTACTCCAGCGGGCGCGTCGCCGACTTCCAGACTGCGCTCTACGGTGAGTACCAGGGGCGCAAATTTGCGCCAGACGTTCTCGCTGTTCAGGAACTTACGTCCTCATCGGGCGTTACGAACTATCTCAGTATCCTGAACACTGCCCCCGGCAGCCCCGGCGATTGGGCGGCGGCACCGTGGATTGTTCCAGGTAATGACACCCAGAGCGGCTTCTTCTACCGGACCAGCAAGGTCCAGTTCCTCGGTGCGACGCGATTCTTCAAGGCGACTTCCAATACCGCGTTCCCTCCTCGAGACTGCATCCGATACGACGTCCGCCCGATCGGGTACTCGGCCAGCGCTGCCACGCTGGCAATCTACTCCAATCACATGAAGTCGGGGACCGACTCCGCAAGTTTGGCCCGGCGGCTGCTTGAAGCCCAATACATCCGAACCAATGCGGAATCGCTTCCGGCCGACTGGCAGTTCGTCATTTGCGGTGACTTCAACGTCCAAGCAAGCACCCAGGATGCATACGTTGAGATGACAGTTAGCAAGGCGAACAATGCTGGACGAGCATTTGACCCGATTATGCGCCCCGGGACTTGGGAGAACTCGAGCTCGTTCAAGACGATCCACACCCAAGAGCCATCAACCCAGATGGACAGTCGCCACGACCAAATTTTGCTTTGCGGTCAGCTGCGCGACGGCGCGGGTTTTGACTATATCGGTAGCCTGACCATCCCCTACAGTTCGACCACTTGGAACGATCCTAACCACTCGTATCGCTGTTGGGGAAACGACGGCACTACATTCGATGTTCCGCTCAACCCAGCCACGAACACGATGGTGGGCCCGACCATCGCCCAGGCCCTCGTCAACTCGGTCAATGGCAACGGCCACTTGCCCGTGATGCTGGATCTCAAACTACCCGCACTGATGACGGTTTCGACCAACTTCATCGACTTCGGCATTGTCGATCAGGGTGCCAGCGTGAGCGCGCCGATCACGGTCACGAACTCGGGCAACACCGCCCTCTGGACCGCGGCCGGGCTCGCAGATCTGAAGTACTCCTTCACCCCGAGCACCGGAATCTCCGCGCCCGTAGGGACGCAGGTCGCGACCCCGGGCAACGGAACCGTTTCCAATATCACGTTGAACACCTCGACCCCGGGCATCCGTTCCGGCACGTTGACGATCACCGGAGATACGACCGAGACACCGACGAGAGTCATCCAGTGGCAAGCAATCGTTGTGGAGAAGTTTGGGTGGACACCACCCAAAAAGCGGCGCTTCCAAGACTGA
- the purD gene encoding phosphoribosylamine--glycine ligase, giving the protein MSQPRVLVIGGGGREHALAWKLAQEAEILAAPGNPGIAAQGECFSVAAKDSVGLTTLADRLRPDLVVVGPEDPLVDGLAEHLRTSGHAVFGPGADGAKLEASKAHSKAEMAAAGVPTAHFQSFTDAGAALEFAMSRFDAGRGVAVKASGNALGKGVVVCDSLDQAEDAIGAMLVEGELGEAGRTVVVEDRLVGREFSLLTVVSGEDLVSLPVAQDHKRIFDGDRGPNTGGMGTHSPVSWLEHGWVERAEAEVVRPILARLRCQGIDYRGVLFSGLLVEDGKPYCLEYNVRFGDPETQTVLRRVGAGFYELLHSAATGSPLPEIEVLRQAACTVVLASAGYPGKVKAGFPITIGEMPTGVQLFHAGTALEAGQIVTKGGRVLGVSAVGSDLAAACAEAYTAVANIHFEGMQFRRDIGAS; this is encoded by the coding sequence ATGAGCCAGCCTCGCGTGCTGGTCATCGGCGGCGGAGGGCGCGAGCACGCGCTGGCTTGGAAGCTAGCCCAAGAAGCTGAGATCCTTGCCGCGCCGGGCAATCCAGGCATCGCGGCGCAGGGTGAATGTTTCTCGGTCGCGGCGAAGGACTCTGTGGGACTAACCACTCTGGCTGATCGGTTGCGTCCGGATCTTGTGGTGGTAGGCCCGGAGGATCCGCTGGTGGACGGTCTTGCGGAGCATCTCCGGACGAGCGGCCACGCGGTCTTTGGACCGGGGGCAGACGGGGCGAAGCTCGAAGCGAGCAAAGCTCACAGCAAGGCTGAGATGGCTGCGGCCGGTGTCCCGACGGCGCACTTTCAGTCGTTTACTGATGCCGGGGCCGCTCTGGAGTTCGCCATGTCCCGATTTGATGCTGGCCGTGGGGTCGCGGTCAAAGCCAGCGGCAACGCACTCGGGAAGGGGGTTGTGGTTTGCGATTCTCTCGATCAAGCAGAGGACGCCATTGGAGCGATGCTCGTCGAAGGAGAGCTGGGGGAAGCGGGCCGGACGGTGGTCGTCGAAGATCGGCTCGTGGGGCGCGAGTTCAGCTTACTTACGGTCGTCAGTGGGGAGGACCTTGTCAGTCTGCCCGTGGCTCAAGATCACAAGCGCATCTTTGATGGTGATCGCGGACCCAACACCGGCGGAATGGGGACTCACTCGCCCGTCTCGTGGTTGGAGCACGGCTGGGTCGAGCGCGCGGAGGCCGAGGTCGTTCGGCCCATACTTGCACGCCTGCGATGCCAGGGGATTGATTACCGCGGAGTGCTGTTCAGCGGGCTCCTGGTCGAAGACGGGAAGCCGTACTGCCTGGAGTACAACGTACGCTTTGGTGACCCCGAAACCCAAACGGTGCTGCGACGGGTGGGCGCGGGATTCTATGAGTTGCTTCATTCCGCAGCGACAGGATCGCCGCTGCCGGAAATCGAAGTGCTTCGACAGGCTGCTTGCACGGTCGTACTCGCGAGCGCGGGCTATCCGGGCAAGGTGAAGGCCGGGTTCCCGATCACGATCGGCGAGATGCCCACAGGAGTGCAGCTCTTCCACGCAGGTACTGCGCTTGAAGCCGGGCAGATCGTCACCAAAGGCGGGCGGGTGCTGGGTGTTTCCGCGGTTGGCTCAGACCTGGCGGCTGCGTGCGCTGAGGCATACACGGCGGTCGCCAACATCCACTTTGAAGGGATGCAGTTTCGCCGGGATATCGGCGCGTCCTGA
- the recR gene encoding recombination protein RecR — protein sequence MLFAKPLAELIGQLERLPGVGPKSAQRLAYHVLRMPGDDVRRLAEALISASEKLQHCEVCQNVAEGPRCEICMDSSRDTSTLCVVGESRDVAALERLNEFRGVYHVLHGLLDPMSGVGPEQLRIRELLARLHGTVTEIILATNPTLEGDATALYLSRQLKPMGIKVTRLAHGMPIGGELDFADSATLLSALEYRREL from the coding sequence ATGCTGTTTGCCAAGCCGCTGGCCGAGCTCATAGGTCAGTTAGAGCGGCTGCCTGGGGTCGGCCCGAAATCTGCTCAACGGTTGGCGTACCACGTCCTGCGGATGCCCGGAGATGACGTTCGGCGGCTCGCCGAGGCGCTCATCAGCGCGTCCGAAAAGCTTCAGCATTGCGAGGTCTGCCAGAACGTGGCCGAAGGTCCGCGCTGCGAGATCTGCATGGACTCTAGTCGCGACACGAGCACGCTGTGCGTGGTGGGCGAGTCCCGCGATGTGGCGGCGCTGGAGCGGCTGAACGAGTTTCGGGGCGTTTATCACGTCCTGCACGGGTTGCTAGACCCGATGAGCGGGGTTGGCCCCGAGCAACTGCGCATCCGCGAGCTCCTTGCTCGGCTGCATGGGACCGTCACCGAGATCATCTTGGCCACGAATCCCACCCTGGAAGGCGATGCGACTGCGCTGTACCTTAGCCGCCAGCTCAAGCCGATGGGCATCAAGGTCACCCGACTGGCGCACGGGATGCCCATAGGCGGTGAACTTGACTTTGCGGATTCGGCGACGCTGCTTAGTGCACTGGAGTATCGGCGCGAGCTATGA
- a CDS encoding YbaB/EbfC family nucleoid-associated protein, which translates to MKLPKNFGFGAPNMADMMKQAQSAMDRAKNLEDELAGESFELDKGPIKVTFDGRGAMTGLKIVDKSVVDLDDLEMLEDMIVAAARDGFQKATEIRQKKVDEIMPNMPDIPGLKGLI; encoded by the coding sequence ATGAAGCTTCCTAAGAATTTCGGATTTGGCGCGCCAAACATGGCGGACATGATGAAGCAAGCCCAGTCGGCGATGGACCGGGCAAAGAACCTTGAAGACGAGCTGGCAGGCGAGTCGTTCGAACTCGATAAGGGCCCGATCAAGGTGACCTTTGACGGACGTGGAGCGATGACCGGGCTCAAGATCGTGGACAAGTCGGTGGTAGATCTGGACGACCTGGAGATGCTTGAGGACATGATTGTCGCGGCGGCGCGTGATGGCTTCCAGAAGGCGACGGAGATCCGGCAGAAGAAGGTCGATGAGATCATGCCGAACATGCCCGATATCCCCGGTCTCAAGGGCCTGATCTAA